Proteins from a genomic interval of Planctomycetota bacterium:
- a CDS encoding RtcB family protein — protein MRVDGIIYADDRLIQEIRKDNAAEQVANVACLPGIQKASLAMPDIHWGYGFPIGGVAATDPEEGGVVSPGGVGYDINCGVRLLRSDLARDRVEPKVKQLVDQIFRDVPCGVGIGGDVKFSPPDMRRVMTEGAGFIVERGYGWPEDLEHTEAGGALDGADPDAVSKRAVERGNDQVGTLGAGNHFLEVQVVDEIYDAKAAEAFGVAAGTVALLIHSGSRGFGHQICDDYLKIMRGAAAKYGFELPDAQLCCAPVKSDEGRRYLGAMRAAANYAWANRQLLMHLVRGAVAKVFGSKAQDLGLGLVYDVAHNIAKIETHAVGGRQKTLCVHRKGATRAFPAGHPEVPSDYREVGQPVLIPGDMGRYSFLLVGEPAAMEETFGSVCHGAGRRMSRHEAARGVRGEEVRARLAERGIVARSRSWKGLAEEHSDAYKDVADVVAVVERAGLAHKVCRMRPLGVVKG, from the coding sequence ATGCGCGTGGACGGGATCATCTACGCGGACGACCGCCTCATCCAGGAGATCCGCAAGGACAACGCCGCCGAGCAGGTCGCCAACGTCGCCTGCCTGCCCGGCATCCAGAAGGCCAGCCTCGCCATGCCCGACATTCACTGGGGCTACGGGTTTCCCATCGGGGGCGTGGCGGCGACGGACCCCGAGGAGGGCGGCGTCGTCTCGCCCGGCGGCGTCGGATACGACATCAACTGCGGCGTTCGATTGCTGAGGAGCGATCTCGCGCGCGACCGGGTCGAGCCGAAGGTCAAGCAACTCGTGGACCAGATTTTCCGCGACGTGCCGTGCGGCGTCGGCATCGGCGGGGACGTCAAGTTCTCGCCCCCGGACATGCGCCGCGTCATGACCGAAGGGGCCGGCTTCATCGTCGAGCGCGGCTACGGCTGGCCGGAGGACCTGGAGCACACCGAGGCGGGCGGCGCCCTCGACGGGGCCGACCCCGACGCCGTCTCCAAGCGCGCCGTCGAGCGAGGCAACGACCAGGTCGGAACCCTCGGCGCGGGGAACCACTTCCTCGAAGTCCAGGTCGTGGACGAAATCTACGACGCCAAGGCCGCCGAAGCGTTCGGCGTCGCGGCGGGCACGGTCGCGCTGCTCATCCACTCCGGCAGCCGGGGGTTCGGCCACCAAATCTGCGACGACTATCTGAAAATCATGCGCGGGGCGGCCGCCAAGTACGGATTCGAACTGCCGGACGCCCAACTCTGCTGCGCACCGGTCAAGAGCGACGAGGGCCGACGCTACCTCGGCGCCATGCGCGCCGCGGCCAACTACGCCTGGGCCAACCGCCAACTGCTGATGCATCTCGTGCGCGGGGCCGTGGCGAAGGTTTTCGGCTCGAAGGCGCAGGACCTCGGCCTCGGGCTCGTGTACGACGTTGCCCACAACATCGCCAAGATCGAGACGCACGCGGTCGGCGGGCGTCAAAAAACCCTCTGCGTCCATCGCAAGGGCGCGACGCGCGCCTTTCCGGCCGGCCACCCGGAGGTGCCCTCCGATTACCGCGAGGTCGGCCAGCCGGTCCTCATTCCCGGCGACATGGGACGATACTCGTTCCTCCTGGTGGGCGAGCCGGCCGCGATGGAGGAGACGTTCGGCTCCGTATGCCACGGGGCGGGTCGGCGGATGTCGCGGCACGAGGCGGCACGGGGAGTCCGCGGCGAAGAGGTTCGCGCGCGGCTGGCGGAGCGAGGCATCGTCGCGCGGAGCCGCAGTTGGAAGGGACTCGCCGAGGAACACTCCGACGCCTACAAGGACGTGGCCGACGTCGTTGCCGTGGTGGAGCGCGCGGGTCTGGCGCACAAAGTGTGCCGGATGCGGCCGCTCGGCGTCGTCAAGGGCTGA